One Nocardioides oleivorans DNA segment encodes these proteins:
- a CDS encoding cation:proton antiporter, whose amino-acid sequence MTGPAVYLLLGLSLLLAIVLPQVTRRIALSPPMVLVAVGMLIGLLPLTDGVSLEPQDHRDLVTHVTEFTVLVSLMGVGLAIDRTLDLRSWGSWRTWSPVWRLLLVTMPLTILGMTLLGWWVAGLAPAVALLLGAVLSPTDPVLASDVQVGEPLTDDIDDPDDDDRPEEDDDIRFALTAEAGLNDGLAFPFVHLALLAIAGGLGLADVGAWIGWYVVGKIAVGVAIGVLAGWLLGRQAFRARADTLRLADHGEPLLALAALLAAYGAAELVHGYGFLAVFACAMRLRASAHGHSYQRAMHAVVDRLERLMTLLVLLVLGMAMTRGLLEHLDWRGVVLALALVLVVRPVTGYLGLRVLARDEHRDGGLDRGETAAVAFFGVRGVGSLFYLAYAASHEQLPDEPWLWSTVAFTVIASVLLHGVTATPAMSRLDARRRASSG is encoded by the coding sequence ATGACGGGGCCGGCGGTCTACCTCCTCCTCGGCCTCTCCCTGCTGCTCGCGATCGTCCTTCCGCAGGTCACCCGACGCATCGCCCTGTCACCGCCGATGGTGCTCGTCGCCGTCGGCATGCTGATCGGGCTGCTGCCGCTCACCGACGGCGTGAGCCTCGAGCCGCAGGACCACCGCGACCTCGTCACGCACGTCACCGAGTTCACCGTGCTGGTCTCCCTCATGGGCGTCGGCCTCGCCATCGACCGCACGCTCGACCTGCGCTCGTGGGGCTCGTGGCGCACCTGGTCACCGGTGTGGCGCTTGCTGCTGGTGACGATGCCGCTCACCATCCTCGGCATGACGCTGCTCGGGTGGTGGGTGGCGGGCCTGGCTCCTGCCGTGGCCCTCCTGCTCGGCGCCGTGCTGTCGCCGACCGACCCCGTGCTCGCCTCGGACGTCCAGGTCGGCGAGCCGCTCACCGACGACATCGACGACCCCGACGACGACGACCGGCCCGAGGAGGACGACGACATCCGTTTCGCCCTCACCGCAGAGGCCGGCCTCAACGACGGCCTCGCCTTCCCGTTCGTGCACCTGGCGCTCCTCGCCATCGCCGGCGGCCTCGGGCTCGCCGACGTGGGGGCGTGGATCGGGTGGTACGTCGTCGGCAAGATCGCCGTCGGGGTGGCGATCGGGGTGCTGGCCGGGTGGCTGCTGGGCCGCCAGGCGTTCCGCGCCCGTGCCGACACGCTCCGCCTGGCCGACCACGGTGAGCCCCTGCTCGCGCTCGCGGCGCTGCTGGCGGCGTACGGGGCCGCGGAGCTGGTGCACGGCTACGGCTTCCTGGCGGTCTTTGCCTGCGCGATGCGGCTGCGCGCCTCGGCGCACGGGCACTCCTACCAGCGGGCGATGCACGCGGTGGTGGACCGCCTCGAACGACTGATGACGCTCCTGGTGCTCCTCGTGCTCGGCATGGCGATGACGCGCGGGCTGCTCGAGCACCTCGACTGGCGCGGCGTGGTGCTCGCCCTCGCGCTGGTCCTCGTCGTCCGCCCGGTGACCGGCTACCTGGGCCTGCGCGTGCTCGCGCGCGACGAGCACCGGGACGGCGGCCTCGACCGTGGCGAGACGGCGGCGGTGGCGTTCTTCGGCGTCCGCGGCGTCGGCTCGCTGTTCTACCTCGCGTACGCCGCCAGCCACGAGCAGCTGCCCGACGAGCCGTGGCTGTGGTCGACGGTCGCGTTCACCGTGATCGCATCGGTCCTGCTGCACGGCGTCACCGCCACGCCGGCGATGTCGCGGCTCGACGCCCGACGCAGGGCCTCGTCGGGATGA
- a CDS encoding carboxylate-amine ligase, translating to MRTMGVEEELLLVDARTGRPRNVASQVIRAAEARDAAGSAPSDDRGGSLGPELHTTQVETDTPPLETLPALDHALRAWRERARASALEVGARVVPTGTSPLAGDTRVERTDRYDAMAQRYGLMIAEQLVCGCHVHVELSGDDEGVGVLDRIRTWVPLLLAISANSPWSQSVDTGYESYRWQMQMRWPSSGPLPVLGTPAAYRAYVDAMLATGVPVDEGMVYADARLSALHPTVEIRTADVCLEVRDAVVVAALSRALVETAAREWAEGVPAADVPAPLVRLAGWRAGRYGLTGELVHPPTGTSRPAADVLGDLLAHVGDALEDAGDHDHVSRGIARLLADGTGSRVQRDLLGAAGRDEDAQGAAVVQLSRIATEA from the coding sequence ATGCGCACCATGGGGGTCGAGGAGGAGCTGCTCCTCGTCGACGCGCGGACCGGCCGTCCGCGCAACGTCGCCTCCCAGGTGATCCGGGCGGCCGAGGCGCGCGACGCCGCCGGCTCCGCGCCCAGCGACGACCGCGGTGGGTCGCTCGGGCCCGAGCTGCACACGACCCAGGTCGAGACCGACACCCCGCCCCTCGAGACCCTGCCGGCGCTGGACCACGCGCTGCGGGCCTGGCGCGAACGCGCGCGAGCGTCGGCCCTCGAGGTCGGCGCGCGGGTCGTCCCCACCGGCACCTCCCCGCTCGCCGGTGACACCAGGGTCGAGCGGACCGACCGGTACGACGCGATGGCGCAGCGCTACGGCCTGATGATCGCCGAGCAGCTGGTCTGCGGCTGCCACGTGCACGTCGAGTTGTCGGGGGACGACGAGGGCGTCGGCGTGCTCGACCGGATCCGCACCTGGGTGCCGTTGCTGCTCGCGATCAGCGCCAACTCCCCGTGGTCGCAGTCGGTCGACACCGGCTACGAGAGCTACCGCTGGCAGATGCAGATGCGGTGGCCGAGCTCGGGCCCCCTGCCCGTCCTCGGGACGCCGGCCGCCTACCGCGCCTACGTCGACGCGATGCTGGCCACCGGCGTGCCCGTCGACGAGGGCATGGTCTACGCCGACGCCCGCCTGTCGGCGCTCCACCCGACGGTGGAGATCCGCACGGCCGACGTGTGCCTCGAGGTCCGCGACGCGGTCGTGGTGGCGGCACTGTCCCGGGCGCTCGTGGAGACGGCCGCGCGGGAGTGGGCCGAGGGCGTGCCCGCGGCCGACGTACCGGCACCGCTCGTGCGTCTCGCCGGGTGGAGGGCCGGTCGCTACGGCCTCACCGGCGAGCTCGTGCACCCGCCGACCGGCACCTCGCGCCCCGCCGCCGACGTGCTCGGCGACCTGCTCGCGCACGTGGGCGACGCGCTCGAGGACGCCGGCGACCACGACCACGTCTCGCGCGGGATCGCGCGCCTGCTGGCCGACGGGACGGGCTCACGCGTCCAGCGCGACCTGCTGGGGGCGGCCGGCCGGGACGAGGACGCCCAGGGCGCCGCCGTCGTGCAGCTGAGCCGGATCGCGACCGAGGCGTGA
- a CDS encoding LLM class flavin-dependent oxidoreductase has translation MTASDTAFDHSVLGTREHISLGLDTFGDAPLEGAPGNHAATLREVVAEAVLADRVGVDYIGLGEHHRADYAISAPDVVLAAIAGQTERIRLGTGVTVLSSDDPIRVYERFATLDAVSNGRAEVQLGRGSFIESFGLFGLDLGDYDRLFAEKLDLFAALQDEEPVSWEGSIRTPLVDQPVYPTTAAGRLPAWIGVGGTPQSVVRAARYGMPLMLAVIGGSPAQFVPFADLYRRSLIEHAVPELPIGMHSPGHVAATDELAREQLYPHQAELVTRIGRERGWGPYSRIAFEQGASPQGALFVGSPETVAQKIAWAARTLGLSRFQLKYSIGSLPHEQRLESIRLYGTEVVPRVRELLATS, from the coding sequence ATGACCGCCTCTGACACCGCGTTCGACCACTCCGTGCTCGGCACCCGCGAGCACATCTCCCTCGGCCTCGACACCTTCGGCGACGCGCCCCTCGAGGGTGCGCCCGGCAACCACGCCGCGACCCTGCGCGAGGTCGTCGCGGAGGCGGTCCTCGCGGACCGGGTGGGCGTCGACTACATCGGCCTCGGCGAGCACCACCGCGCCGACTACGCGATCTCCGCACCCGACGTCGTGCTCGCCGCGATCGCCGGGCAGACCGAGCGGATCCGCCTCGGCACCGGCGTCACGGTGCTCTCGAGCGACGACCCGATCCGGGTCTACGAGCGCTTCGCCACCCTCGACGCGGTGAGCAACGGACGCGCGGAGGTGCAGCTCGGCCGCGGCTCCTTCATCGAGTCGTTCGGCCTGTTCGGGCTCGACCTCGGCGACTACGACCGGCTCTTCGCCGAGAAGCTCGACCTCTTCGCCGCGCTCCAGGACGAGGAGCCGGTGTCGTGGGAGGGCAGCATCCGCACGCCGCTCGTGGACCAGCCCGTCTACCCGACCACCGCGGCCGGCAGGCTTCCGGCGTGGATCGGAGTCGGCGGCACCCCGCAGTCCGTCGTCCGCGCCGCGCGCTACGGCATGCCACTGATGCTCGCCGTCATCGGCGGCTCGCCGGCACAGTTCGTGCCGTTCGCCGACCTCTACCGCCGGTCCCTGATCGAGCACGCCGTCCCGGAGCTGCCGATCGGCATGCACTCGCCCGGCCACGTCGCCGCCACCGACGAGCTGGCGCGCGAGCAGCTCTACCCGCACCAGGCCGAGCTCGTCACCCGGATCGGGCGCGAGCGGGGCTGGGGTCCCTACAGCCGGATCGCCTTCGAGCAGGGCGCGTCCCCGCAGGGCGCGCTCTTCGTCGGCTCGCCGGAGACGGTCGCGCAGAAGATCGCCTGGGCGGCCAGGACGCTCGGCCTCTCCCGCTTCCAGCTGAAGTACTCCATCGGCTCGCTCCCGCACGAGCAGCGCCTGGAGTCGATCCGGCTCTACGGCACCGAGGTCGTCCCGCGGGTGCGCGAGCTCCTGGCCACGTCCTAG
- a CDS encoding CPBP family intramembrane glutamic endopeptidase has product MRSFIRRSLWDVVPRDQRDTPEAFRRRQMVAAAVVVVGAVVLGWSLRLEPGGNLFYVAAVVLAGVWAAGAFLSGRLHLGRMARGGEVFVRPIVAPILLGLLMVGVFVLGALVVREIDPLASYVSSVLAYADEGSLPLLAVITFFNGIAEELFFRGAMYAAIPRHPVLWTTLAYVVATLATGNVMLGFAAILLGAVCGLERRASGGILAPILTHITWSLSMLFLLPLIF; this is encoded by the coding sequence ATGCGCTCCTTCATCCGCCGGTCGCTGTGGGACGTGGTCCCGCGCGACCAGCGCGACACCCCGGAGGCCTTCCGCCGTCGCCAGATGGTGGCGGCCGCCGTGGTCGTCGTCGGCGCGGTCGTGCTGGGCTGGTCGCTGCGGCTCGAGCCCGGCGGGAACCTCTTCTACGTCGCCGCGGTCGTGCTGGCCGGGGTCTGGGCGGCCGGTGCGTTCCTGTCGGGCCGCCTCCACCTGGGACGGATGGCCCGTGGTGGGGAGGTCTTCGTCCGGCCGATCGTCGCGCCGATCCTGCTCGGACTGCTGATGGTCGGGGTGTTCGTGCTCGGCGCGCTCGTGGTGCGCGAGATCGATCCGCTGGCGTCCTACGTCTCCTCCGTCCTGGCCTACGCCGACGAGGGGTCGCTGCCGTTGCTGGCGGTCATCACCTTCTTCAACGGCATCGCCGAGGAGCTCTTCTTCCGGGGGGCGATGTATGCCGCGATCCCCCGCCACCCGGTGCTGTGGACGACGCTCGCCTACGTCGTCGCGACGCTGGCCACCGGCAACGTGATGCTCGGGTTCGCCGCGATCCTGCTGGGCGCGGTCTGCGGCCTCGAGCGGCGGGCCAGCGGCGGGATCCTGGCTCCGATCCTGACCCACATCACGTGGTCGCTCTCGATGCTGTTCCTGCTGCCGCTGATCTTCTAG
- a CDS encoding SDR family NAD(P)-dependent oxidoreductase, which yields MTSSAYLSDLFSLEGRTAVVTGGSSGIGRAIASALAGAGARVVVVARREDELAETVEELTGAGRTAAWVSADLGSRAGARAAAEDAVRVFGEPDILVNSAGANIRPPMGELGDDDWDATMAINLEAPYVLGQRFGPGMAERGFGRIIHISSQQAHRAFVQSGAYGVSKGALESLARSQAEAWSPSGVTVNTLVPGFVMTPLNQRLSSDPDKVAALAARTMVGRNGLAEDFAGAAVFLASPASAYVTGQAVFVDGGFSVH from the coding sequence ATGACCTCGAGCGCCTACCTGTCCGATCTGTTCTCGCTCGAGGGCAGGACCGCGGTCGTGACGGGTGGCAGCTCCGGCATCGGCCGCGCCATCGCGTCCGCACTCGCCGGCGCGGGCGCCCGGGTCGTGGTGGTGGCGCGCCGGGAGGACGAGCTGGCGGAGACCGTGGAAGAGTTGACGGGTGCGGGCCGCACGGCGGCCTGGGTGTCCGCCGACCTGGGCTCCCGCGCCGGGGCGCGCGCGGCCGCCGAGGACGCAGTCCGGGTCTTCGGCGAGCCCGACATCCTCGTCAACAGTGCCGGCGCCAACATCCGCCCACCCATGGGTGAGCTCGGCGACGACGACTGGGACGCCACGATGGCGATCAACCTCGAGGCGCCCTACGTCCTGGGCCAGCGGTTCGGGCCGGGGATGGCCGAGCGTGGCTTCGGGCGGATCATCCACATCTCCTCCCAGCAGGCGCACCGGGCGTTCGTCCAGAGCGGCGCCTACGGGGTGTCGAAGGGCGCGCTCGAGTCGCTGGCGCGCTCGCAGGCCGAGGCGTGGTCACCCTCCGGCGTCACGGTCAACACCCTCGTGCCCGGCTTCGTGATGACACCCCTGAACCAGCGTCTGTCGTCCGACCCCGACAAGGTGGCGGCGCTCGCGGCGCGCACGATGGTGGGGCGCAACGGCCTGGCCGAGGACTTCGCGGGAGCGGCGGTCTTCCTCGCGAGCCCGGCCTCGGCCTACGTCACCGGGCAGGCGGTCTTCGTCGACGGCGGGTTCTCGGTGCACTGA
- a CDS encoding NAD(P)H-binding protein, with protein sequence MSTVLVTGATGFIGRRLVPALLDAGHDVRAMTRHPETYDGPGEAVGADVMDADSLVPALEGADVAIYLVHSLDDPDFVRKDADAARHFSAAAAAAGVKQIVYMGGLGDEDHDLSDHLRSRREVEELLGGDGVPVTVLRAAIVVGHGGISWELTRQLVKNLPGMVVPKWVGTRTQPIAIDDVVRYLAGVVDHPDALGRVFEIGGPDQLTYREMLQGVAEEMNGRKVPIVVVPLLTPGLSSRWLALVTDVDVTTGRNLIDSMSTEVIVKDTSIRDVVPGEPLTYRESVRRALAERKASGA encoded by the coding sequence ATGTCCACAGTCCTCGTCACCGGCGCCACGGGCTTCATCGGCCGCCGCCTCGTCCCCGCCCTGCTCGACGCCGGGCACGACGTCCGAGCCATGACCCGCCACCCCGAGACGTACGACGGACCGGGTGAGGCTGTCGGCGCCGACGTGATGGACGCCGACAGCCTGGTGCCCGCGCTCGAGGGCGCCGACGTCGCGATCTACCTCGTCCACTCCCTCGACGACCCCGACTTCGTGCGCAAGGACGCCGACGCGGCCCGCCACTTCAGCGCGGCCGCTGCCGCAGCCGGGGTGAAGCAGATCGTCTACATGGGAGGCCTGGGCGACGAGGACCACGACCTCTCCGACCACCTGCGCTCGCGTCGCGAGGTCGAGGAGCTGCTGGGGGGCGACGGCGTACCGGTCACCGTCCTGCGCGCGGCGATCGTCGTCGGCCACGGAGGCATCTCGTGGGAGCTCACCCGGCAGCTGGTGAAGAACCTCCCCGGCATGGTCGTGCCCAAGTGGGTCGGCACCCGGACCCAGCCGATCGCGATCGACGACGTGGTGCGCTACCTGGCCGGCGTCGTGGACCACCCGGACGCGTTGGGGCGGGTCTTCGAGATCGGCGGGCCCGACCAGCTGACCTACCGCGAGATGCTGCAGGGCGTGGCGGAGGAGATGAACGGCCGCAAGGTCCCGATCGTCGTCGTGCCGCTGCTGACCCCGGGGCTGTCCTCGCGCTGGCTCGCCCTGGTCACCGACGTCGACGTCACCACCGGCCGCAACCTCATCGACTCCATGTCGACCGAGGTCATCGTCAAGGACACCTCGATCCGCGACGTGGTGCCGGGCGAGCCGCTGACCTACCGGGAGTCCGTGCGCCGCGCGCTCGCGGAGCGCAAGGCCTCGGGGGCCTGA